From the Psilocybe cubensis strain MGC-MH-2018 chromosome 6, whole genome shotgun sequence genome, the window CCCGCACAAAGCCTGAGTTAGGTTTGATACAGGCACGCTTTTTGAGGACGAAAGAATGGGCATTCGAGTAGGACATGTGGTGCACGCGCATTAGATACGCTATGATGATGGCAGGTGAGCGGGAAATTCCCTGTAATAACGCGTTCAGCGAGTGCTTAATCACGCCTAACCACAAAGACAGCAAGCTTACCTGTTGACAGTGTACAAGGACGCTCCGCCCTTGAGCTAACGCCCTCGCAATCCACGCGCACACCGCCTCGAGGTATGGCCGTAAATCCACGCTGCCTTCGTCCTGGATCGGGATTTTGTAGCATTCGAAACCATCCTTCTCGGATACGGGGAGCCAGGGGACATCGAGGACCTGTACCAAGTGTGTGATATTGTGCTGGCGTAGCAAAGACGTATCCTGGATTGCCGAGAGTGATCCGAGGTACAGCGATCCTGGGCTCTGGTTGGTCGGCGGGAGTATGTTGTGCATAGGGGTGCACATCGCCTGCATCACCTCGGGGGGAAGATTGTCGAACCTGATCATCGTTGTGGATGACTAGCAGAGGAGATGGACGTCGTACACAGCGTCAGTGATCGACAAACCCTCTTGGACAATATGTATTGCCGTACCTTAGTTGGAGCACAGAAATTTGAAAAAACAAGTTGATCGCGTGCTTTGATCGAGATTCAAATGGGCAACCTGCAAGACGTGGAAGCACGTTCTATGAGGGTACCTGTGAGGGGAGAGCTGGAGGGGGCGCTGGAACTCTCAAGTGCGTAGAGCTGCtgaaaaaataagaaaagaGATGGGTTATATACACAAAATTTCCGCTGTTGACGTTGACAAACTCCGAGACGCGTCCGCGTCCCGTGTAATAAAGATAAAGTTCGAAAGTTGCAGTATCAGGATCGAATCAAGAATATGCGATGTATCTCGTTGTTTTTGGATTTGTTCAGCTTCTCCAAGCAAAGCTTGAGAGTCTAGGCTTCTAGAAATCCAGGAAAGATCGCTCCTGTCCAGTGCGTCTGTCATGGAGTCATGAATAATCAAAGTCCCGGCCTGTCTTTACCCTTTAAAAAAATCTGTACAAGATGTAAGGATCAGAAAGTAGGCTTGAAACAGATATCGTTGTTTTCTTACAACTCTAAGTATAGCCTTCCAATGATTCCTATCTGTCTATCTTGCCATCTAACAGGAACTCGAAAGTCTGGACCTGACATGTGCCTTAGAACCATTTAACGTAATCATTAATTGTGAGCCACCAATTGGAACGCGACTGCGCTGCCGATATCCGCTGTCCAACCAATGTGGAATGTATGAGAATGTATGTCGTGTCAGAGTCACTCGTCAAGCATTGATTTATCCATTAAACTTGTGAAGATCGCCCGGGTAAACGCGCAATTGCCACATAATTTCTGTGATTCGTCATAACCATATATCATGACGGACGCGACTTTTGCCGCGTTAGGTACAAAGGATTGACTCTGCTATGATGTAGACTTTCCAACAATGCCAGGGATTATTCTGTTCAGAAATCCCaggggtttctgaatagtcCTCGATGCAACATTCAATACCCATTCAGTGCATTTTTAAGCAATCTAATGATTACTACACGAAGAGATATCATACAGAATTTCCAAGGTTTTTACTTTTTTAATTTGCTACTTTTTGCCTGTTTCGAGCCAAGTTACACCTACGTTGGGGTTTCTATGGGGTTTCTGCGGTTTCTGATTAGTTTAATACAACCTGGTATGATGTAGACTTTCCAACAACGCACTCCTCGCACAGTGTAATGTATACTTTGCATCGATGCAAGTCAGGCACTGTCAAAGTTGCAGAGATAGAAAGTTTATGATGACTTCTTATTTTAAtccttttttctccttcatcaAGTGTATTGAATAGAATTTCCTACGCAAAAATAGAAATAATCCGCCCTCTCCACATCATCTTCTGAGATCAGGAGTTTGCTTGTACTCTCGGTTCTTCTCTCTGTAAATCAAGCGTGAACCTCGTGTACCCATCTCGGAAATTAATTTCGGAGAACCTCCcatcctttcttcttctttcgtTACTTTGCAAATACAATACGTGCGCTTAAATCGTCTATATTCTTCGCGTAAATTCTCAGAAATCCAACAGAAATCCATTGTGTAGTGCCAGAGCGTAACCGGCAGTTTATTCCATTAATTTCTCTGTCACTGGATATGGCGAAAAAAATTTCCCGGCTACGTACCTGTTATCGACGGGTGCGCCACCAGGGCATAAAGCACGAGTCTCCCTGCATGGTCTAGAATTACTTGATCGAGGACCCTTGTCCCTCCTCCGAGAATTTTGTGGGGTCGGTAGATTCCTTGGCATCCAGGGAAGTGCGCTATGTTTAGTAAGTGCTTCCTACAAACCCCATTGGCTGCTCGACGAGGACGT encodes:
- a CDS encoding Dual specificity protein phosphatase 1; translation: MIRFDNLPPEVMQAMCTPMHNILPPTNQSPGSLYLGSLSAIQDTSLLRQHNITHLVQVLDVPWLPVSEKDGFECYKIPIQDEGSVDLRPYLEAVCAWIARALAQGRSVLVHCQQGISRSPAIIIAYLMRVHHMSYSNAHSFVLKKRACIKPNSGFVRALQDWESSLGTAVRPGMTRRFTS